In Leptolyngbya subtilissima AS-A7, the sequence CCGCCAACTCTAGGGTCAGTGCCTCTAGGTCGCTCTGCACACCGGTGTCGACTACGGGGCTGGCCACGGTGGTAATCGTGGTCTCACCGGCGGCCGGACCAGAGCTGCCAAAGGGGTTAGGCATTTGGCTGAGCAACCCATCCACAAACTGCCGGGCCTCGCGCTCGGTGATCTCGCCTTTAACCTCTAGCTCTTCGGTGAGACGGTTGACATCGCCGCCCAGGGCAGAAAATTTTTGGTTCGAAGTTTCGGGATCCTGTATGGCCTCAATTAACGATGCGGTGGCCCCGAGAGTAACGCGAATTCCCTTCTGCAGGGTTTGAGACAGGTCATCAGGGTTCATAGCTTGCTGCCTTAAAAACTTCAAATCAAGCGCTTGAGGGTCAAAGCGGACCGCGCCAAGCGCAACCAGTACCGCTTTGGCGGCCTTTGGCGCTCATATTCTATCGCGCCCCTCCCGTCAGATGTAGCATCTCAGGCTACTATCCCACCTGAGGTAGAGGGAGGCGATCTATGGCCCCCTTAGCCCAGGTAGGTGATGACGTCGTCGTAAATCTGCGACAGCTCGGCCTCAGTAGTGACGCGAATGCGATCGTCCCGCAGGGTCAATAGCACCTTAGCCGCAAAGGGGCTAGGCCAAATATTAGGATTGCAAAACACCTCCAGAAACACCTCACCGCTGTGGCGATACTCCATCGGCGACTGGGGAGTCCGACGACCGGTCTCTCCACCTTGGGCAGCGGCGCTTTTCAGCGTGGTCATCAGCTCGTCTAGGGAGGCCTTGAGAGACTGGGCCGCTTCGACCGAAAAGGTAAAGCGAACAGATCCCTGGGGTAGGTTGAGGGTGAGGGGGGCGCTCATGGGTGCAGTACTCGTTGCGATCGGTAAATAAATATGGCCGTCGATTTGGCTTTGCCCCTGAGGCCAAAAACGCTTCATTCAGTGGAAGTTAGTCCAGCCAAACGGCAAGGCCACCCCATTGTGTCACCTGGCGGCCAGAGTTGGGCACCCAAAGCGGCGATCGCCCCCACTCCATCACCCCTTTCGCCCAGCATCGCCCTGGGTCTCTATCGTCAAACATAACGATAAGTTACGTTATATATCCTGCTGTGGCACAACGCTGGTTTGTATATAGCCACCTAGAGCGAGAGTTAAATCCCAAAGAAAACCCTAAAGCTTTGCCAAATCAAGGGTTGACCTCTCTAAAGTGGTAAGCAACGACCCAGGTACGAGGACTAAAGTGTGTATTTAGTTCTGTAATCCTCCACCTGAGTGTTTACTCCTACAGGTCTTCGACCGGAGCAGCTTGGGAGCAACACCCAAAACCGCCGTCCGAAGCCCGCCCCCAGATCGCATTGCTCACCGCTGGAGATGGCATGGCCGCAAATTTCCCCTCACTTTTATCTCCGGCTACAGCCCGTGAAGCGCTGTGGCCCAACGCTAACGCTGCCCCCACCCCGGTCGATCGCATTCGTCGACTGGTCTGGAAGATTGCCGTGGCCACCCTCGCCCTGATGGCCGTAGGCAGCGCCACTCGAGTGATGAATGCAGGTTTGGCCTGCCCCGACTGGCCCCTGTGCTACGGCCAATTGGTGCCCCAGCAGCAGATGAACCTCCAGGTATTTTTAGAGTGGTTCCACCGGCTCGATGCCGCCCTAATTGGTCTCAGCACCCTGTGGCTGGTTGCTCTCAGCCTATGGTATCGGCGGCAGGTACCCGGCTGGCTGCCCTGGGCAGCGGTGGGCGCACTAGCGCTCATTGGCATGCAGGGAGCGCTCGGAGGCCTGACGGTAACCCAGCTGCTGCGCTTCGACATTGTCACCGCCCACCTAGGTACGGCGCTGCTATTCTTTAGCGCCATGCTCGTCATTGCCTGCTGTCTGCTGCCCTATCGCAGCACTGGCACGGTGGGCCGTCTGCCCTGGCTGGGCTTAGCAACGCTGGCCGTGGTGTATACCCAATGTTTGTTGGGGGGCTTGGTGGGGTCACGCTGGGCCGCTCACCAGTGCCTGGGGCTCAAGGAGCTGTGCCAGGTGATGAATAGCCATCTGCTAGGCATTTTGCCCACCACTGCTATGGTGCTGGCGCTCACCTGGACGGTGTGGCGGACCCCTGCGCTTACCTATCCCCTGCGGCGATTGGGCAGCTTGGTTAGCATGCTGCTGGTGCTTCAACTCGTCATGGGAATTGCTACTTTTCGGCTCCGGCTGCAGATCGAACCTTTGACCGTAGCCCACCACACCCTGGGGGCAGCGCTGGTCGGCACCCTGGTGTGCTTCACCGTGCTGGCCTGGCGCGATCGCCTCGACCCTATCCCCAGTGAGCCTCGCTTCGGCGCTGACGATACACTGCTAGCCTCTACGCCTTCTGCTGTCGAGGCATAACAGCGCTTTCTATTACAAGAGTTTTCATCCACTCCTCTAGGCGTATTTAGCTGTCAACTACGGTTTTTAGAACCATTTAGGACTTTTTGCATGAATCAGACCACCACATGGAATGCCCCCACTCGGCACCACGAGACCTTTAAGGCCGTTGTGCAGAGCTATGTGCAGCTTACCAAACCCCGCATTATTCCCCTGCTGCTGATTGAGACAGCGGCGGCCATGTGGGTGGCGAGCCAGGGCGAGATCGACCCGGTGCTGCTGATGGTAACTCTGCTGAGCGGCACCCTGGCAGCAGCTTCGGCTCAGACCATCAACTGCGTCTACGATCGCGACATTGATTTCGATATGGAGCGCACCCGTCACCGTCCCATTCCCTCCGGGCGCATTCAGGTGCGCGACGCGCTAGTGTTTGCTGGGGTGCTGGCAGCCCTGTCTTTTGGCCTCCAAGCCTG encodes:
- a CDS encoding COX15/CtaA family protein: MAANFPSLLSPATAREALWPNANAAPTPVDRIRRLVWKIAVATLALMAVGSATRVMNAGLACPDWPLCYGQLVPQQQMNLQVFLEWFHRLDAALIGLSTLWLVALSLWYRRQVPGWLPWAAVGALALIGMQGALGGLTVTQLLRFDIVTAHLGTALLFFSAMLVIACCLLPYRSTGTVGRLPWLGLATLAVVYTQCLLGGLVGSRWAAHQCLGLKELCQVMNSHLLGILPTTAMVLALTWTVWRTPALTYPLRRLGSLVSMLLVLQLVMGIATFRLRLQIEPLTVAHHTLGAALVGTLVCFTVLAWRDRLDPIPSEPRFGADDTLLASTPSAVEA